One Chaetodon trifascialis isolate fChaTrf1 chromosome 21, fChaTrf1.hap1, whole genome shotgun sequence genomic window carries:
- the itgb4 gene encoding integrin beta-4 isoform X1, whose translation MGRWMLHLSVGLGLLAVLLTCCYAEVNYCFASRAKTCSECLQAGKGCAYCPDETFNGPRCDLYENILAHGCTAAAVITAQSSMKIEKSQINMQLQQSQVAPKQMSMTFLPGEEKVVDMEVFAPTKGPLDLYILMDFSNSMADDLDNLKRMGKELATLVEKLSNDYTIGFGKFVDKVIEPQTDMRPSKLAQPWPNSDPPFSFKNVIKLTQNVDFFTSELQKERISGNLDAPEGGFDAILQAAVCGDKIGWRKHSTHLLVFSTESAFHYESDGANVLSGILPRNDEACHLDEQGKYTEDINQDYPSVPTLVRLLGKHNIIPIFAVTNHSYTYYKKLQAYFPIAEVGLLQEDSSNILQVMETAFESIRSKMSIRAEDRPKAFEAQFLSTSGKVAEYGDFDFRPGAVGKFKMRLKAQRMIDEKPVCQMDPNEKEGTMRVKPTTFNAAVNVKASVLCPTCDCEKTVVPNAPRCHGNGDLVCGKCQCHDGWLSTFCNCSAASSALVTSQCIGPGMTEPCSGRGDCMECGTCVCYNPDQFEGPYCQYDKTQCQRHSGFLCNDRGSCVMGQCACTEGWTGKACECPKSNQTCLDSKGGVCNGRGTCVCGRCQCPNSGIEMTSTCEPNFQAQLGVCEATRSCVQCQAWKTGERKEKEECDKCPFQITMVDELKESEKVLDSCSFRDEDDDCTYHYTVDNPKDPTVKDLEVQVLKKKDCPPASLLWLLPLLLFLLLLLALLLLCCWKYCACCKSCFQSCLALLPCCRKGRMVGFKEDEYLLRQSLLTSDHLDTPMVRTGPPKGTDVVRWKVTDNVHRGPNHPQALIKPNPKESIQFPISLRLNRMFSENLSRPESRDAEQLRKEVADNLNEVYKQIPGAQKVQKTSFRMQRNAGKRQDYTIMDTVLSAPRGSYPDIVKLTEKNVQSGNLHDLKVVPGYYTVATDREAAGAIEFQEGVESVDVHVPLFVKDEDDDKKQLQVEAMDVPLGIAEIGKRLVNITIIKEHATSVFSFLQPAYTYSRQDGVANIPISREIIEDGRTQVTYRTRDLTAKDKKDYVTVEGDLIYGPGETQKTVPVRLLELGEKDGLLEDKQVKQFVMDLSNPRQGAKLGRYPRTTVTIADQPEPSVMMFKKGTQNFTTSDPTYTIPVVRTRNQDSPATVKWRTKKAQRFELTGPLKFAPGETEKNIVIDPRSHPGPIQPETFQLELFDPSSNASIGERKTTLVNVTDGVSKSPEIAQMQQMGFINQKASSPSGYLPSPGNPKAKATGPRNIRLNWDPPPGNPMGYKVKYWIYGDPEKDAQVIDVKTPQAELTDLYPYCDYEMRVCGYNAMGDGYDTDVVTCQTLEDVPGEPGRLAFNVISPTVTQLSWGEPAETNGNITAYEVIYTPIDEELKPVGAAKKVKIDNPKKRMLLIENLQNAQTYQYKVRAKNSVGWGPFRDATINLASQPARPLSIPIIPDIPIVDAEAGDEYDSYLMYSNEVLKSPAGSKTPSVSGDGWKYVKMVGSNLDLRKVSWKKRVDIIPNRLSTDTETSSDEAPHPSNTQTAPPDYTLNGKWDQNFLFPGGSGTRNMSASSSPMSTLSSNYRGGGGSFTTETTTTYMSGPGSSRRQDMIGGGVHTSEVIMRKRSENRGYTDENIRDSIVMGDVSSKFTDLGGFGYTGMQSSSHSQFSYSLSQGSRARTQSSDVNEALYNLDRVLQDARLSPGIPDTPSRLVFSALGPTALKVSWQEPHCEKDILGYCVLYQLLNGGEVKRVNVTNPAENSVIIQDLLPNHSYLFKVKAQSEEGWGPEREGVITIESAVDPKSPLSPMPGSPFTLSTPSAPGPLVFTALSPDSLQLSWEKPRKPNGDILGYVVTCEQLHGGGDVRSFQVNGDSAETSLTVPNLTENIPYKFKVQARTTQGFGPEREGIITIESQDGGALSQYNSQSMTRREVFNMPTEVSTRTNVSHSMLNDPYFSEGMMMTTSQLTETSGMVTQITKEVVQRSVMGGTTVTKKMFYES comes from the exons ATGGGGAGATGGATGTTACATCTCTCAGTAGGGCTTGGGCTTCTAGCCGTCCTGTTGACCTGCTGTTATGCTGAAG TGAACTACTGCTTCGCTTCCAGGGCCAAGACCTGCTCAGAATGCCTGCAAGCTGGGAAAGGCTGCGCCTACTGCCCTGATGAG ACCTTTAATGGCCCTCGCTGTGACCTGTACGAGAATATACTTGCCCATGGCTGCACCGCTGCGGCTGTAATCACAGCTCAGAGCAGTATGAAGATAGAGAAG TCACAAATCAacatgcagcttcagcagtCTCAAGTGGCTCCAAAACAGATGAGCATGACCTTTCTGccaggagaggagaaggtggTGGATATGGAGGTTTTTGCTCCAACCAAAGGCCCTCTGGACCTTTATATTCTTATGGATTTCTCCAACTCCATGGCTGACGATTTGGACAACTTGAAGAGGATGGGCAAAGAGCTGG CTACTTTGGTGGAGAAGCTGTCAAATGACTACACCATTGGATTTGGAAAGTTTGTGGACAAAGTTATCGAGCCCCAGACTGACATGAGACCCTCCAA ACTGGCTCAGCCATGGCCCAACAGCGACCCTCCATTCTCGTTCAAAAATGTCATCAAGCTGACCCAAAACGTCGATTTCTTCACCAGTGAGCTCCAGAAGGAGAGAATATCTGGCAACCTGGACGCTCCTGAAGGGGGTTTTGATGCCATTTtgcaggctgcagtttgtggg GATAAGATCGGCTGGCGCAAGCACAGCACCCATCTCCTGGTTTTCTCCACCGAGTCAGCCTTCCACTACGAGTCTGATGGGGCTAACGTGCTGTCAGGCATCCTGCCACGCAACGACGAGGCCTGCCACCTGGATGAACAAGGCAAATACACTGAGGACATAAACCAGGATTACCCTTCAGTACCCACACTGGTCCGTCTGCTGGGCAAACACAACATTATCCCCATCTTTGCTGTCACCAACCATTCCTACACATACTACAAG AAACTCCAAGCATATTTCCCCATTGCTGAGGTTGGTCTTCTGCAAGAAGACTCATCCAATATCCTGCAAGTCATGGAGACTGCCTTCGAG AGCATTCGTTCTAAGATGAGCATCCGTGCAGAGGACAGACCGAAGGCCTTTGAGGCACAGTTCCTGTCCACCAGTGGAAAAGTTGCAGAATATGGGGACTTCGATTTCAGACCTGGAGCAGTA GGCAAGTTCAAGATGCGGCTCAAAGCCCAGCGAATGATTGACGAGAAGCCTGTGTGTCAGATGGATCCAAATGAAAAAGAGGGGACAATGAGAGTCAAACCTACAACCTTTAATGCTGCCGTCAACGTTAAGGCTTCGGTTTTGTGTCCAACCTGTGACTGTGAGAAG ACAGTCGTCCCTAATGCACCCAGATGCCACGGCAACGGAGACCTGGTGTGTGGGAAGTGTCAGTGCCACGATGGCTG GCTGAGTACATTCTGTAACTGCTcagcagcttcttcagctctggTCACCTCACAGTGTATAGGGCCAGGTATGACGGAGCCATGTTCAGGCCGTGGAGACTGCATGGAGTGTGGAACCTGTGTGTGCTACAACCCAGATCAGTTCGAAGGACCCTACTGTCAGTATGATAAGACCCAGTGTCAAAGACACTCAGGCTTCCTCTGCAACG ACCGTGGCTCCTGCGTTATGGGTCAGTGTGCGTGTACTGAGGGCTGGACGGGCAAAGCCTGCGAGTGTCCCAAAAGCAACCAGACCTGTCTGGACAGCAAGGGC GGTGTCTGTAATGGGCGAGGTACATGTGTATGTGGCCGTTGCCAGTGTCCAAACTCTGGTATCGAGATGACTTCAACCTGTGAGCCAAATTTCCAG GCCCAGTTGGGCGTGTGTGAGGCTACGAGGAGTTGTGTCCAGTGTCAGGCCTGgaagacaggagagaggaaagagaaagaggagtgtGATAAGTGCCCCTTCCAAATAACCATGGTGGATGAACTCAAAGAAT CTGAGAAGGTGCTTGATTCGTGCAGTTTCCGTGATGAGGATGACGACTGTACGTACCACTACACCGTAGACAACCCCAAAGACCCGACAGTTAAAGACTTGGAGGTTCAGGTGCTCAAAAAGAAAG ATTGTCCCCCTGCGAGCCTCCTGTGGCTGCTCCCACTCCTCTTGTTCCTCTTATTATTGCTGgcacttctgctgctgtgctgctggaaatactGTGCCTGCTGCAAAAGCTGCTTCCAG AGCTGTCTTGCCCTGCTGCCTTGCTGTAGGAAAG GTCGCATGGTTGGTTTCAAGGAAGATGAGTATTTGCTCCGCCAGTCCCTGCTCACCTCAGACCATCTGGACACACCGATGGTGAGGACTGGCCCACCCAAAGGAACAGATGTGGTTCGCTGGAAGGTCACTGATAACGTACACCGAGGACCCAATCACCCACAGGCTTTGATAAAGCCCAACCCTAAAGAGTCAA TCCAGTTCCCGATTTCCCTCCGGCTAAACAGGATGTTCTCTGAGAACCTCTCTCGCCCGGAGTCCAGAGACGCTGAACAGCTCCGCAAGGAAGTGGCTgataat CTAAATGAGGTGTACAAGCAGATTCCTGGAGCCCAGAAGGTGCAAAAGACCTCATTCAG AATGCAGAGAAATGCTGGAAAAAG GCAGGACTACACCATCATGGACACTGTCTTGTCTGCTCCTCGCGGCAGCTACCCTGACATTGTCAAGCTCACTGAGAAAAACGTCCAGTCCGGAAACTTGCATGACCTCAAAGTGGTGCCTGGCTACTACACTGTTGCCacagacagag aggctgcaggagcCATAGAGTTCCAAGAAGGTGTGGAGTCAGTAGATGTTCATGTGCCACTGTTCGTCAAGGATGAAGACGATGACaagaaacagctgcaggtggaggccaTGGATGTGCCCCTTGGAATTGCTGAGATTGGAAAACGTTTGGTCAACATCACCATAATCAAAGAGCATG CCACAAGTGTCTTCTCATTCCTTCAGCCGGCCTACACCTACAGCAGGCAGGATGGGGTGGCCAACATCCCAATCAGCAGAGAGATCATAGAAGATGGACGGACACAGGTCACCTACCGCACACGGGACCTCACAGCCAAGGATAAGAAG GACTATGTGACAGTGGAAGGAGACCTGATCTATGGTCCTGGTGAGACCCAGAAAACAGTGCCTGTTCGTCTGCTGGAGCTGGGCGAGAAAGATGGCCTCCTGGAAGACAAACAGGTCAAGCAGTTTGTTATGGATCTCAGCAACCCACGGCAAGGCGCCAAGCTGGGACGCTACCCGAGAACTACTGTCACCATCGCAGACCAACCAG AGCCGAGTGTGATGATGTTTAAAAAGGGCACGCAGAACTTCACCACATCTGACCCAACCTACACCATCCCAGTGGTCCGCACTCGCAACCAGGACAGCCCAgccacagtgaaatggcgcACCAAGAAGGCTCAGCGTTTTGAGCTGACCGGCCCTCTAAAGTTTGCCCCTGGAGAGACGGAGAAGAACATTGTGATCGACCCCAGGTCCCACCCTGGCCCAATCCAGCCAGAGACCTTCCAGCTGGAGCTGTTTGATCCAAGTAGCAACGCTTCTATTGGGGAGAGGAAGACCACTCTTGTCAATGTTACTGATGGAG TTTCCAAATCTCCAGAAATTGCCCAGATGCAGCAGATGGGTTTCATAAACCAGAAAGCCAGCTCCCCTAGTGGTTACCTTCCCTCCCCAGGAAACCCTAAGGCCAAAGCAACTGGACCCAGAAACATCCGCCTCAACTGGGACCCACCACCTGGCAACCCCATGGGGTACAAG GTAAAGTATTGGATCTATGGTGACCCAGAGAAAGATGCCCAGGTCATAGATGTGAAGACTCCTCAAGCTGAGCTGACCGATCTCTACCCTTATTGTGACTATGAGATGCGAGTTTGCGGCTACAATGCAATGGGGGATGGCTACGATACAGACGTTGTTACCTGTCAAACACTGGAGGATG TGCCTGGTGAACCCGGACGTCTGGCCTTTAATGTCATTAGTCCAACCGTCACTCAGCTCAGCTGGGGAGAGCCTGCAGAGACCAATGGCAACATTACAGCGTATGAGGTCATCTACACACCCATCGATGAAGAACTGA AGCCAGTGGGTGCTGCTAAGAAAGTAAAGATTGACAACCCCAAGAAACGGATGCTGTTGATTGAGAACCTCCAGAATGCCCAGACCTACCAGTACAAGGTCCGTGCCAAGAACAGCGTGGGCTGGGGCCCCTTCAGAGATGCCACCATCAACCTGGCATCACAGCCTGCCAGACCTCTGTCCA TTCCCATCATTCCAGATATCCCTATTGTGGATGCAGAGGCAGGAGATGAGTATGACAGCTACCTGATGTACAGCAATGAGGTGCTGAAGTCCCCCGCAGGCTCCAAGACACCCAGCGTCTCTGGTGATG GATGGAAATATGTCAAGATGGTTGGGTCCAACCTGGATCTCCGTAAGGTGTCATGGAAAAAGCGAGTGGACATCATCCCCAATCGgctcagcacagacacagagacgagCTCAGATGAGGCCCCCCACCCCAGCAACACCCAAACAGCCCCGCCAG aTTACACGTTGAATGGGAAGTGGGACCAGAACTTCCTTTTCCCAGGGGGATCAGGGACACGCAACATGTCAGCTTCGTCCTCTCCTATGTCCACTTTGAGCTCAAACTACAGAGGGGGAGGCGGCTCCTTtaccacagaaacaaccacaacctACATGTCCGGGCCAG GAAGCTCTCGTAGACAGGACATGATCGGAGGTGGAGTACACACATCAGAGGTCATCATGAGGAAGCGCTCGGAGAACAGAGGGTATACAGATGAAAACATCCGGGACTCTATCGTCATGGGGGATGTGTCAAGCAAGTTCACAGATCTCG GTGGGTTCGGCTACACTGGGATGCAGAGCAGCTCTCACAGCCAGTTCAGCTACAGCCTGTCTCAGGGTTCCAGGGCCAGGACCCAGTCTTCAGACGTCAATGAAGCCCTATATAATCTGGACAGGGTGCTCCAGG ATGCACGACTTTCTCCTGGTATTCCAGACACCCCCAGCAGACTGGTGTTTTCTGCTCTGGGTCCCACTGCCCTCAAAGTCAGCTGGCAGGAGCCCCACTGTGAGAAAGacattctgggctactgtgtTCTCTACCAGCTGCTCAATGGAG GTGAGGTGAAGCGTGTTAATGTGACAAACCCAGCAGAGAACTCTGTGATCATCCAGGACCTGCTGCCCAACCACTCCTACCTATTTAAGGTGAAGGCTCAGAGCGAGGAGGGCTGGggtccagagagagagggagtcatCACCATCGAGTCCGCTGTGGACCCCAAGAGTCCCCTCAGCCCCATGCCAG GCTCGCCGTTTACTCTGAGCACTCCCAGTGCCCCGGGCCCGCTGGTCTTCACTGCCCTGAGTCCTGATTCCCTGCAGCTCAGCTGGGAGAAACCTCGTAAGCCCAACGGAGACATCCTGGGCTATGTGGTCACCTGCGAGCAGCTGCATGGTGGAG GAGACGTGCGTTCCTTCCAGGTGAACGGCGACAGTGCCGAGACCAGTCTGACTGTCCCGAACCTGACTGAGAACATTCCCTACAAGTTTAAAGTCCAGGCTCGAACCACACAGGGCTTCGGTCCTGAGAGGGAGGGCATCATCACCATAGAGTCTCAGGATGGAG GTGCTTTGTCTCAGTACAACAGCCAATCAATGACAAGGAGGGAAGTTTTCAACATGCCAACAGAGGTCAGCACACGAACCAACGTGTCCCACAGCATGCTCAACGACCCCTACTTCTCAG AAGGCATGATGATGACGACCTCGCAGCTCACGGAGACCAGCGGCATGGTGACCCAGATCACCAAGGAAGTGGTTCAGAGGAGCGTCATGGGAGGAACCACAGTCACAAAGAAGATGTTTTATGAATCTTAA